A region from the Streptomyces lydicus genome encodes:
- a CDS encoding HD domain-containing protein translates to MDTEACLLLALPDTPVARTAVELVRSRESAPVANHSIRSYVFAALLAEHEGLKPGVDFDAELLFHACVLHDLGASPSAPGQARFEVEGADMAARFLTEHGYGADKTDLVWEAIALHTSDGIAERRGVLAYLTRRGIGVDIGFGTEFVTDAQGEALHGRYPRLDMVTVLVDDVVRQAARSPQAGARYTLPGEFLRERGEPGAVTTLELAARASRWGS, encoded by the coding sequence ATGGACACTGAAGCCTGCCTCCTGCTGGCACTCCCGGACACTCCCGTCGCCCGTACCGCCGTCGAGCTCGTTCGGTCGCGCGAGAGCGCGCCCGTCGCCAACCACAGCATCCGCAGCTACGTGTTCGCCGCACTGCTGGCTGAACACGAAGGGCTGAAGCCCGGCGTCGACTTCGACGCCGAACTCCTCTTCCACGCCTGCGTCCTGCACGACCTCGGGGCCTCGCCGTCGGCCCCGGGCCAGGCGCGCTTCGAGGTCGAAGGCGCCGACATGGCCGCGCGGTTCCTCACCGAGCACGGATATGGCGCCGACAAGACCGACCTGGTGTGGGAGGCGATCGCCCTGCACACCTCGGACGGCATCGCCGAACGCCGTGGTGTGCTGGCCTACCTCACCCGCCGGGGCATCGGCGTCGACATCGGTTTCGGAACCGAGTTCGTCACCGACGCCCAGGGCGAAGCGCTCCACGGCCGCTACCCGCGGCTGGACATGGTCACAGTGCTGGTCGACGACGTCGTACGGCAGGCCGCCCGATCCCCGCAGGCCGGCGCCCGCTACACCCTCCCAGGCGAATTCCTCCGCGAGCGTGGCGAACCCGGCGCCGTCACCACCCTTGAACTCGCGGCGCGGGCCTCCCGCTGGGGCTCCTGA